From Draconibacterium halophilum, one genomic window encodes:
- a CDS encoding PKD domain-containing protein, whose protein sequence is MASKLTEITTKYHTFVDNQVLTKDQLNEFVNYFDDQDRLTRVFLNGVGLVCGFKVSKSGNKITISQGVGVTTDGDLVQLQNAIEKSPLKKLVTGSLTYSWYKKFKDDAAVYSRFRKLAGNDELSLEVLDLYELHTEEVEDAKALSELPDLNNMVVLLYLESFADEGDLCTAIDCDNQGIAQINRLRVLLVSKADAEFIASNDVIYTGHDRFEQYFNLPELAVKRVVLNQMNTSKYEELKRAYYDAIKGSTLNKNNTIAQLGEGIGSIVKNFGKLLQINMSKTSLNSSLSKLNSYYSFSPYGVPFDIQYRYDLLKDLVDTYNELKDLILQLKQLCLPDITAFPKHLMLGMLSEINSEPKDLRHDFYPSPASGCDCKEIEKAKSLLLKLFVLIDNYKIKSGEIRITPSNKLPELSQRSIPFYYKLDTNFLKFWDYSKTKLFRHNYNLGYRIENLASAPQVQDPLSYNTDTSEFYRVEGHQGKDYRDVLEDLDDQKKKYGLSFDVKALSVNINSNDLDIDDYECEFEDLKVMLKAWTKEQDCILAEVASFFSAFSTKIPGANIREAELDLTKAASINTNFDVDYNAVRAYQPVYYKSTIGTASKALYEEIDKGKAVEENITIAEDTIGVEMIKAIKETKGGSVNDIIANASKKLEAKVDTQEWNAEPELKEFVVDKSVELMAHTYVLTQRMPVAVNLVDVSRVNAYKLSLTQLCSLVKKLKAKYQSTKLSVGLQSFTGLLINQLSTVCCSGKKLEVLLDEVNARKEEILLRLQLSKFIEQHPGLEHKAGVEPGGTFVLVYKNSETKRDVTNVPSDAVLSRSAISADYLTASKTMLSDKIMNLDKLSFTERSTVLKSAKELIKYEDYSSRLKEISVLDRLKPSSQIVDNTVLADFALPYMCCSDCAPINYIISKPPATLRLSRNSYCLLTDTDPILYEVTPADGEIGMNPEVSGVSIEDGKLTLVADNFPEEMLGQTIHFTVDSQITDAVLTVYQGIQVDFEVPAEPTTEATHRFSPTGDLEGTGFFWEFGDGATATSQNPSHTYKLPVNDENKVTVRLTATASNGICKTTVEHDIVFAEIKPEISLDPDTFCANDKREYPFKVTPEGAKVEIAGDGVIPNNTGGFSFIPAAAKPGTATFSLNGEDSGLSVTVHAAPLAVCTPKQVENKNLLVISNKSKNASTFEWTINGSPRTTTNLNPIEITIQPEDPSEWKITLVARGADVCPVSRTSTTIRTKYIEETPVNTCVEETKAAILGDAKILATIKPDTNGVLANILKQTRTIYGGTSDFNKGVINRIDEYLKGDANAELEVMFPKLLNDTSNMIPELANNPELQKQALTLLELQLRLFYNILGCQDAEVIKKFGDLIDSILKQILRLLKTLQGMQIIFSDTMKKFVEAYAQKVADLIFLGEHMQTIIQNKFI, encoded by the coding sequence ATGGCATCGAAATTAACAGAAATCACAACCAAGTATCATACTTTTGTCGATAACCAGGTATTGACCAAAGACCAGTTAAATGAGTTTGTAAACTACTTCGACGATCAGGACCGTTTAACACGTGTTTTCCTGAACGGAGTTGGACTGGTTTGCGGATTCAAGGTCAGCAAAAGCGGGAATAAAATTACCATTTCACAGGGAGTTGGTGTAACCACCGACGGAGATTTGGTGCAATTGCAGAATGCCATTGAAAAGTCGCCATTAAAAAAGTTAGTTACCGGTTCGTTGACCTATTCCTGGTACAAGAAATTTAAAGACGATGCCGCTGTCTATTCACGTTTCCGCAAACTAGCCGGCAACGATGAGCTTTCGCTTGAAGTTCTCGATTTGTATGAACTACACACCGAAGAAGTGGAGGATGCCAAAGCACTGAGCGAATTGCCGGATTTGAATAATATGGTTGTTTTGCTTTACCTCGAATCGTTTGCCGATGAAGGCGACCTGTGTACTGCCATCGATTGCGACAACCAAGGAATTGCACAGATCAATCGATTGAGGGTGTTGCTGGTTTCAAAAGCCGATGCTGAATTTATTGCTTCCAACGATGTAATTTATACCGGTCACGACCGATTCGAGCAGTATTTCAACCTGCCCGAACTTGCGGTAAAACGTGTGGTACTAAATCAAATGAATACCTCGAAATACGAAGAGTTGAAACGGGCCTATTACGATGCCATAAAAGGTAGTACGCTAAATAAAAATAATACGATAGCTCAACTCGGGGAAGGAATTGGCTCAATCGTAAAAAACTTTGGTAAGTTGCTGCAGATCAATATGTCCAAAACTTCGCTGAATTCATCGCTCTCAAAACTCAACAGTTATTATTCGTTTAGTCCGTATGGCGTGCCTTTCGATATTCAATACCGTTACGATCTGCTGAAAGATTTGGTGGATACTTATAACGAATTGAAAGATTTGATACTTCAACTAAAACAGCTTTGCCTACCCGATATCACTGCTTTCCCAAAACATCTGATGTTGGGAATGTTGTCGGAAATCAACAGCGAACCCAAAGATCTTCGTCACGATTTCTACCCTTCGCCGGCTTCGGGCTGCGATTGCAAAGAAATTGAAAAAGCAAAAAGTCTCTTATTGAAATTGTTTGTATTGATTGACAATTACAAAATAAAATCGGGTGAGATCAGAATCACTCCGTCGAATAAATTGCCGGAACTGAGCCAACGGAGCATTCCGTTTTATTACAAGCTCGATACCAACTTTTTGAAGTTCTGGGATTATTCAAAAACAAAACTGTTTCGCCACAATTATAATCTTGGTTATCGGATTGAAAACCTGGCTTCGGCACCACAGGTTCAGGATCCGCTAAGCTACAATACCGATACTTCCGAATTTTACAGGGTTGAAGGTCACCAGGGAAAAGATTACCGCGATGTGCTGGAAGATCTTGACGACCAGAAAAAGAAATATGGTCTTTCGTTCGATGTAAAAGCACTTTCTGTAAACATCAACTCGAACGATCTCGACATCGACGATTATGAATGCGAATTCGAGGATTTGAAAGTGATGTTAAAAGCCTGGACCAAAGAGCAGGATTGTATTTTGGCTGAAGTGGCCAGTTTCTTTTCGGCTTTTAGTACTAAAATACCCGGTGCCAATATTCGGGAAGCCGAACTGGATCTAACAAAGGCTGCTTCGATCAACACCAATTTCGATGTAGATTATAACGCTGTCAGGGCTTATCAACCCGTTTATTATAAATCTACGATTGGTACTGCTTCAAAAGCCTTGTACGAGGAAATAGACAAAGGCAAGGCCGTGGAAGAAAATATTACTATCGCGGAAGATACTATTGGCGTGGAAATGATTAAGGCAATTAAAGAAACCAAAGGGGGATCGGTAAACGACATTATTGCCAACGCCAGCAAAAAACTTGAAGCTAAGGTTGATACCCAAGAATGGAATGCCGAACCCGAATTGAAAGAATTTGTGGTGGATAAATCGGTGGAACTGATGGCGCATACTTATGTGCTCACGCAGCGCATGCCGGTAGCTGTTAACCTGGTAGATGTAAGTAGGGTGAATGCCTATAAATTGTCGTTAACGCAGTTGTGTAGTCTCGTTAAAAAACTTAAAGCAAAGTACCAGTCAACAAAACTATCGGTTGGTTTACAGTCGTTTACAGGATTGTTGATCAACCAGCTATCAACGGTTTGTTGTTCGGGTAAAAAACTCGAAGTATTACTGGATGAAGTAAATGCACGAAAAGAAGAAATTTTACTGCGTTTACAATTATCTAAATTTATTGAACAACATCCGGGATTGGAACACAAGGCCGGTGTAGAGCCGGGCGGTACATTTGTGCTGGTCTACAAAAACAGTGAAACAAAACGCGATGTTACAAATGTGCCATCTGATGCTGTACTTTCCAGATCCGCAATTTCTGCTGATTATCTTACTGCTTCCAAGACCATGCTGTCGGATAAGATCATGAATCTGGACAAACTCTCGTTTACGGAACGATCAACAGTACTTAAAAGTGCAAAAGAACTGATTAAATACGAAGATTATTCTTCGCGTTTAAAAGAAATTAGTGTGCTCGACCGGCTGAAACCAAGCTCCCAAATTGTGGACAATACAGTGTTGGCCGATTTTGCGCTGCCCTACATGTGTTGCTCCGATTGTGCACCAATCAATTATATCATTTCAAAACCGCCGGCAACATTGCGATTATCGCGTAACAGCTATTGCCTGCTGACCGATACCGATCCCATACTTTATGAAGTTACGCCTGCCGACGGTGAAATCGGAATGAATCCCGAAGTTTCGGGAGTGAGTATTGAGGATGGGAAATTAACCCTTGTGGCCGATAATTTCCCTGAAGAAATGTTGGGTCAGACGATTCATTTTACGGTCGACAGTCAGATTACTGATGCAGTATTGACGGTTTACCAGGGAATACAGGTTGATTTTGAAGTGCCTGCTGAACCAACTACCGAGGCTACTCACCGCTTTTCACCTACCGGAGATTTGGAAGGCACCGGCTTTTTCTGGGAATTTGGTGATGGTGCAACGGCTACCTCGCAAAATCCTTCGCATACCTACAAATTGCCGGTTAACGACGAGAATAAAGTGACTGTGCGCTTAACAGCTACTGCATCCAACGGAATTTGTAAAACAACTGTTGAACACGATATTGTTTTTGCTGAAATAAAGCCTGAGATAAGTCTTGATCCCGATACATTCTGTGCCAATGATAAAAGGGAATATCCGTTTAAAGTGACTCCGGAAGGCGCTAAAGTTGAAATTGCGGGCGATGGGGTGATTCCGAATAACACCGGAGGATTTAGTTTTATTCCTGCAGCGGCAAAACCGGGAACGGCAACTTTCTCATTAAACGGAGAAGATTCAGGATTGTCGGTGACGGTTCACGCAGCTCCGTTGGCAGTATGCACACCTAAACAAGTAGAAAATAAAAATCTGCTGGTGATTTCCAATAAATCCAAAAACGCTTCAACATTTGAATGGACGATAAATGGTTCTCCGCGGACAACAACAAACCTCAATCCGATAGAGATCACCATTCAACCAGAAGATCCTTCGGAATGGAAGATTACGCTCGTGGCAAGAGGTGCTGATGTTTGCCCTGTATCGCGCACGAGTACAACGATTAGAACAAAATATATTGAGGAAACTCCGGTGAATACCTGCGTTGAAGAAACAAAAGCGGCGATACTTGGCGATGCTAAAATTTTGGCAACTATTAAACCGGATACAAACGGAGTGTTAGCAAATATTCTGAAGCAAACCCGAACTATTTATGGTGGTACCAGCGACTTTAATAAAGGCGTTATCAATCGTATCGATGAATACTTAAAAGGCGATGCTAACGCTGAACTGGAGGTTATGTTCCCAAAACTGTTGAATGATACCTCGAATATGATCCCGGAACTGGCAAATAATCCGGAATTGCAGAAGCAAGCTTTGACTTTACTCGAACTTCAATTGCGGCTCTTCTACAATATTTTGGGTTGTCAGGATGCCGAAGTGATCAAAAAATTTGGCGATCTAATCGACAGCATACTTAAGCAAATATTGAGATTGTTGAAAACGCTGCAAGGAATGCAAATTATCTTTAGCGATACCATGAAGAAATTCGTTGAGGCCTACGCACAAAAAGTCGCTGATCTGATATTCCTGGGTGAACACATGCAAACGATTATTCAAAATAAATTTATCTGA